The sequence below is a genomic window from Haemophilus pittmaniae.
TGAGCAACTGGTGGCGGATTTTTATCCATTTGCCACTGCTGATAGACCAAGAAAGAAATAAAGAGTAGTGCAAGCACCAACAGGCTACGTCTGGAGTCCATTATTGTTTCTCATCGTTATTATTAATCTTTGGCGGTACGGGATCGTAGCCGCCGGCGTTCAAAGGGTGGCATTTTAATACACGTTTTAATGTAAGCCAACCACCTTTTAGCAATCCATGTTTTTTTAAAGCCTCGATACCATAGCAGGAACAAGTTGGCACAAAACGACATCGCGGGCCAATTAGTGGACTAATTGCCAGTTGATAAAAACGTATCAAGCGAATTAGGATTTTCGCGCCAAACGAATGTGTCTTTGCCATAGTTTGTCCAAGGTTTGCAACAATGTGGCATTATCCAAACGGCCAATACCGCCCTTCGCGATAAATACGAAATCGTAAGCGGGCAATTGATGTTGCGATAGGCGGAAACTTTCCCGTACCAAGCGTTTGATTCGGTTACGATCATGGGCGCGTTTGAGGTGTTTTTTAGCAACGGTTAATCCCAGTCTTGGCAGACTGACAGTATTTTTACGGGCTAAAATAGTAATTTCGGGAGAGGATGCTCGAAGGGGTTCTTCAAAGACGTATTTAAATTGA
It includes:
- the yidD gene encoding membrane protein insertion efficiency factor YidD yields the protein MAKTHSFGAKILIRLIRFYQLAISPLIGPRCRFVPTCSCYGIEALKKHGLLKGGWLTLKRVLKCHPLNAGGYDPVPPKINNNDEKQ
- the rnpA gene encoding ribonuclease P protein component, translating into MIALSFSRELRLLTPIQFKYVFEEPLRASSPEITILARKNTVSLPRLGLTVAKKHLKRAHDRNRIKRLVRESFRLSQHQLPAYDFVFIAKGGIGRLDNATLLQTLDKLWQRHIRLARKS